A single region of the Manihot esculenta cultivar AM560-2 chromosome 12, M.esculenta_v8, whole genome shotgun sequence genome encodes:
- the LOC110627507 gene encoding ribosomal biogenesis protein LAS1L, with amino-acid sequence MASLQADAPDVQEVSEKQTEKSTQETPVLEEKPATSEEAEVVVHDEEEDEEEEQAKAAREEEWQNDVKDEVGSPFVDVAEPAASFDDEAEAEVEEDDMI; translated from the exons ATGGCATCCCTCCAG GCTGATGCACCCGACGTCCAAGAGGTGAGCGAGAAGCAAACAGAAAAATCAACACAGGAGACTCCTGTTCTGGAAGAAAAGCCAGCCACCAGCGAAGAAGCCGAAGTAGTAGTGCATGACGAGGAAGAGGATGAAGAGGAAGAGCAAGCAAAAGCTGCCCGTGAAGAAGAATGGCAGAATGATGTGAAAGATGAAGTAGGATCCCCCTTTGTTGATGTGGCTGAGCCAGCTGCTTCTTTTGATGATGAAGCCGAAGCTGAGGTTGAAGAAGATGACATGATTTGA
- the LOC110627841 gene encoding uncharacterized protein LOC110627841: MEDYYYSRNHVPAFGSWDWNNDLPFTQCFESARQAGLLRYSYSEDRDLYVAGDLYENDVVTPAMIVVPRRRGKVRHPRVKEEKKQQSWVVGDVKEPPSPTAAAPPPPNPTVTRPRTTPKPVDEDLYKIPPELLYAKPKKKRGLGFFSSCLLPNCVL, encoded by the exons ATGGAA gattattattattctaGGAATCATGTACCAGCCTTTGGAAGCTGGGATTGGAACAATGATCTTCCTTTTACTCAGTGCTTTGAATCTGCTAGACAAGCTGGGTTGCTTCGTTACAGTTACTCTGAGGATCGGGATTTATATGTTGCTGGTGATTTGTATGAAAATGATGTCGTCACTCCGGCCATGATTGTTGTTCCTCGCCGAAGG GGAAAAGTACGTCACCCCCGTgtcaaagaagagaaaaagcagCAAAGTTGGGTGGTTGGTGACGTGAAAGAACCACCGAGCCCCACTGCTGCAGCTCCTCCTCCGCCTAATCCTACGGTGACTAGACCAAGAACAACACCTAAGCCTGTTGATGAAGACCTATACAAAATCCCACCAGAGCTCCTTTATGCAAAACCCAAAAAG AAGAGAGGTCTAGGCTTCTTTTCAAGCTGCTTGCTGCCAAATTGTGTGTTGTGA